CCTGCATCCGGGCTGGGTGCAGACCGACATGGGCGGCAGCGGCGCGCAGGTGACGCCGGCCGACTCGGCACGCGGGCTGCTGGGCGTGATCGACTCGGTCGGGCCGGACGACAGCGGGCGCTTCATTGACTGGCAGGGCAATTCGCTGCCCTGGTAAGCCGGCCGGTTGACCGCACCGGAAGAATCCAGACACTGTCGCGATGTTCGACGTCATCCTCTACCAGCCCGAAATCCCTCCCAACACCGGCAACGTGATCCGCCTGTGCGCCAACACCGGCGCGCGGCTGCATTTGATCCGACCGCTCGGGTTCGGCCTGGAGGACCGCCAGCTCAAGCGCGCCGGCCTGGACTACCACGAGTACGCCACGCTGCAGGTACACGACGACCTGGATGCGGCGCTGGCGGTCATCGCCCAGGCCAGTGGAGTGCCGCCGCGATTGTTCGCCCTGAGCACGCGCGGCACGACCCGCTTCGATGGCCCTGCCTACGCCGCAGGCGATGCATTCCTGTTCGGCCCGGAGACGCGTGGCTTGCCGGCCGATGTGCTCGAGCGCGTGCCGCCAGCGCAACGCCTTCGCCTGCCGATGCGCCCGGACAACCGCAGCCTCAATCTGTCCAATGCGGTGGCAGTGGTGGTGTTCGAGGCGTGGCGGCAGCGGGGATTCGAAGGCGGCCAGTAGGTGCGAGGCTGGAAGCTACGCACGCAAGGCACGGAACTGACGTCGACGCGCAGACTAGTAATAGTCGAGCGTATATATCAGCGTGGACTGGATGCGCCCGCCAGCAGGGGTAGCTCCAAACCGGTAGTAGTGCGCAGTGAAGGCCTGCTGGAAGCTGGTGCTGTCGACCGTCGTCTCGTAGCGCTTCGTCGTCGCGTCGATCACCGCCCCTGTACTTCCCTCCACGACCTGGATCCCATACCCCACTGCTGCCGTGGCGTCCATGAGCGTGTTTTTCAGGAGCGAGATGGAAGCGTTCTCGAAGCTGGTGGCAGCACTGAAGCGTAATGAGAACACCAGTCCTTCGCTGCAGTTTGCAGCGATCGTGAAGTTGCGCGGCGCAGCAGTGCTTCCGACGCTGGGCAGTTCCCGCGCCGGCACCTCCGGAAAGGCAATCGTCGCAAGCGGCTGCAGTGCGCAGGTCCTGGCACTGATCGTGCCCCCTGTCACCATGCCGTTGTACGCGCCTACTTGCGTAAAGGAGGTATTGCCACCCGTGTCCGAGGTTCGCGAATCGGTCCTTATGTAAGGAATGGTAGTCACCGCTCCGCTTTTGGAGCCGCTGGTCAGATTGATGAACTGCGCCGATCTGCCTAGGTTGACCGACCAAGGTCCGCCGTTGCTCGGCGGATGCGTTTCCCAGAAGAGGTAGCCGTTCTGGGTGGTTCGCCGTCCGGCCGTTGTCGCAGCCAGAGACGGGCCCGCTGCCGGAAAGTCGAAGAAGTAGCGAACCCCTATTCCTGGAAGGTTCGTGGTGTAGACATCA
Above is a genomic segment from Lysobacter sp. S4-A87 containing:
- a CDS encoding tRNA (cytidine(34)-2'-O)-methyltransferase → MFDVILYQPEIPPNTGNVIRLCANTGARLHLIRPLGFGLEDRQLKRAGLDYHEYATLQVHDDLDAALAVIAQASGVPPRLFALSTRGTTRFDGPAYAAGDAFLFGPETRGLPADVLERVPPAQRLRLPMRPDNRSLNLSNAVAVVVFEAWRQRGFEGGQ
- a CDS encoding fimbrial protein codes for the protein MQLIEDARATAPAGADRMHLPQVAKRVRPDDARGKSEEVPMDIAKNCISESVPSLPAFRARRSPDGRRGRRHSMYAFCLLLLVTMFACVDASAQTCPAGRTCLTGTGPEIAVAVSGRINVAPDTPVGAPVSSEIPLAPYTISVVQSGAPSAYAWFNFFVEAGKLAPGFSDVYTTNLPGIGVRYFFDFPAAGPSLAATTAGRRTTQNGYLFWETHPPSNGGPWSVNLGRSAQFINLTSGSKSGAVTTIPYIRTDSRTSDTGGNTSFTQVGAYNGMVTGGTISARTCALQPLATIAFPEVPARELPSVGSTAAPRNFTIAANCSEGLVFSLRFSAATSFENASISLLKNTLMDATAAVGYGIQVVEGSTGAVIDATTKRYETTVDSTSFQQAFTAHYYRFGATPAGGRIQSTLIYTLDYY